GAAGAAGGCCAGGTTTCCAACACGCTCGAATATGCGTATGACGATTGGTGTGTGTCGCAACTGGCCAAAGCGTTGGGTAAGAAAACCGAATACGAACAATTTATTAAACGGGCCGGCAATTATAAAAATGTATTCGATACAGCTACCAGGTACATTCGCATGAAAAATCGCGACGGTTCCTGGGTGAAAGACTGGAGCCCGTATTGCTGTACTTCTTTCAGCGGTCCGGGGTATTTAGAAGGCAATGCCTGGCAATATAGCTTTTTTAATCCGCACGATGTACAGGGCATTCTGAACCTGATGGGGAAAGATGAATTCAACAATCGCCTCGAAGAAGGATTTAAAAAATCAACGAAGTTTAATTTCAATGCCGAAGGCGATCTGTATGATCGGGTTCCCATCAACCACGGGAATCAACCCAATATGCAGGCGGCCTGGTTATTCAATTATTCCGGAAAACCCTGGCTCACGCAAAACTATACGCGCGAGATCATGAACCGGTATTATGGTTCAACCCCCTTACATGGCTGGCTGGGTGATGAGGACGAAGGACAAATGGGCGCCTGGTATGTGATGGCGGCGATGGGGTTATTTGAAACAGATGGCGGCGCTTCGGTAAAACCATTTTATGAGATTGGCAGCCCGATCTTTGAAAAGGTAACCATTGCATTGGACCCCGCTTATTACCCTGGTAAAAGCTTTACCATTGAAGCGCACAATGTATCGGATAAGAACCGCTATATACAATCGGCCACATTAGATGGAAAGCCATTGAACAAACCCTGGTTCTATCATTCAGAACTGGTAGATGGCGGCTCGCTGGTATTGGAAATGGGACCGGAACCCAATATGAACTGGGGCAGCAAACCGGGTGATGCACCACCATCCATGTCGATGCCTGCCGGTTCCAAAAAAATAAAAAAATAATTCAACATAAGAAATGTACCTGCTATGGTAACTAACAATAAAGGCGCTAAGCTTTTTTTAATCACGCTGGTGGCATCGCTGGGCGGGTTGCTGTTTGGGTTTGATATGGCGGTGGTATCTGGCGTACTGCCTTTATTAAAAGCGCAGTTCTCCCTTTCGGCAGGATTGGAAGGCTGGTTTGTGTCCTCGGCATTGGTAGGGTGTATTATTGGCGTGGCAGTTTCAGGTGAGCTGAGCGACCGCCTGGGTAGAAAGAAACCATTGATCCTGGCCTCGCTGTTATTTTTATTGTCGGCACTTGGCTGTTCTATGCTGCCCTCTTTGCCGGGCATTATTGTAGCAAGGGTGATGGGTGGCATTGGCATTGGGCTGGCAAGTAATGTAGTGCCATTATACATTTCTGAAATTGCGCCCAGCCGCATCCGGGGCCGGTTGGTAACTTATTATCAGTTAGCCGTAACGTTGGGAATACTGGTTGCCTATTTAACCAATGCGGCATTGCTGAATTATGGAATGGCGCATACCAATGATGCACCAGGTTGGTTGCATACCTTGTTGGTTGATGAAGTATGGCGGGGCATGTTTGCTGTGGGAATAATACCCGCAGCCCTGTTCTTTTTTGGTTTATTTATAGTACCTGAAAGTCCGCGTTGGTTAAATCGACAATCTGACAACAAGATCTCATATCGAACGTTGCTGGAACCGCAATGGCGCAAAGCACTGATTATAGGCATTCTGTTACCGTTGTTCTCGCAATTCAGCGGCATCAATGCCATCATTTATTATGGGCCCAGTATTTTGAACAATGCTGGCATTTCGCTCAGCAATTCTCTAATAAGCCAGATCATCTTTGGCGGGGCCAATATGTTGTTCACATTAATTGCCATCTGGAAGGTGGATAGCCTTGGCCGGCGGCCTTTGTACCTGGTTGGTACAGCGGGTGCCACTATTAGTTTGTTGCTGACCGGCATTTGCTTTTTTGTGGGCGCTACTACCGGTTGGGCGTTGCTGGTTTGTGTGCTGGCATTCCTGGCTTCTTTTGCCTTCTCCATAGGACCATTGAAGTTTGTGGTGGCGTCAGAAATATTTCCCGGTGCTATCCGTGGCCGGGCCATGGCCATCAGCATTATGGTGATGTGGATTGCCGATACCATTGTGGGGCAGTTAACACCTATCCTATTAAAAAGCATCGGTACAGCTTTTACCTTCTGGTTGTTTGCGGGCTTTTGCCTGATCGCTTTTATTACGGTATTTAAATTGTTGCCGGAAACAAAAGGCCGGTCGCTGGAACAGATAGAAAAAGACTGGAAAAACGAAGAGAAAGAAGATGACCTGTATGTACCCGTTGGCCATTAAACAAATAATGAAATGACAAACCCTTCCATTGTTATAGGTGCAGATATCGGCGGATCACACATCACCGCCGCGCAGGTTGATTTGACCAGTCATCAATTGATCACTTCTT
The Niastella koreensis GR20-10 genome window above contains:
- a CDS encoding MFS transporter; translated protein: MVTNNKGAKLFLITLVASLGGLLFGFDMAVVSGVLPLLKAQFSLSAGLEGWFVSSALVGCIIGVAVSGELSDRLGRKKPLILASLLFLLSALGCSMLPSLPGIIVARVMGGIGIGLASNVVPLYISEIAPSRIRGRLVTYYQLAVTLGILVAYLTNAALLNYGMAHTNDAPGWLHTLLVDEVWRGMFAVGIIPAALFFFGLFIVPESPRWLNRQSDNKISYRTLLEPQWRKALIIGILLPLFSQFSGINAIIYYGPSILNNAGISLSNSLISQIIFGGANMLFTLIAIWKVDSLGRRPLYLVGTAGATISLLLTGICFFVGATTGWALLVCVLAFLASFAFSIGPLKFVVASEIFPGAIRGRAMAISIMVMWIADTIVGQLTPILLKSIGTAFTFWLFAGFCLIAFITVFKLLPETKGRSLEQIEKDWKNEEKEDDLYVPVGH